In one Lolium rigidum isolate FL_2022 chromosome 3, APGP_CSIRO_Lrig_0.1, whole genome shotgun sequence genomic region, the following are encoded:
- the LOC124699529 gene encoding E3 ubiquitin-protein ligase At4g11680-like: protein MPSASSSSSLATSGTSRGGGGSRVSAFTMRAVARMSRARWFIFLRRVYQYQNGPRSDLGSNPFNSAGWLAFELGVIVAQMVITTAIVATSPKERPAWPLRLWVAAYNVGNVLSLPLLYWRHRHSSAAAGRGDDPEMHGASDALRNSSYLMNKARAFLELFFAMWFVMGNVWVFDARLGSFHRAPRLYALCIGLLAWNAVVYSLPFLLFLLLCCFVPAVGYALGYNMNSASVGRGASDEQLDELPRWRFKEMDAPRDREHDDQECCICLAQYREKEEVRQLPCTHMFHLKCVDRWLRIISSCPLCKQELS, encoded by the exons ATGCCGTCcgcttcgtcctcgtcctcgttggCGACGTCCGGAACgagccgtggcggcggcggcagtagggtcTCCGCTTTCACCATGCGGGCGGTGGCGCGCATGTCGAGGGCGCGGTGGTTCATCTTCCTGAGGCGGGTGTACCAGTACCAGAACGGCCCGAGGTCCGACCTGGGATCGAACCCGTTCAACTCCGCCGGCTGGCTCGCCTTCGAGCTCGGTGTGATCGTCGCTCAGATGGTCATCACCACAGCCATCGTGGCCACCTCCCCCAAGGAGCGCCCCGCGTGGCCGCTCAGGCTCTGGGTCGCCGCGTACAACGTTGGTAACGTGCTTAGTCTCCCGCTTCTCTATTGgcgacaccggcattcctcggctGCCGCCGGCCGTGGCGACGACCCTGAGATGCACGGTGCCAGTGACGCTCTAAG GAACAGCTCGTATCTGATGAACAAGGCTAGGGCGTTCCTGGAGCTCTTCTTCGCGATGTGGTTCGTGATGGGCAACGTGTGGGTGTTCGACGCGCGGCTCGGGTCGTTCCACCGCGCGCCGAGGCTGTACGCGCTCTGCATCGGCCTGCTAGCGTGGAACGCCGTCGTATACTCGCTCccattcctcctcttcctcctactCTGCTGCTTCGTCCCGGCCGTCGGGTACGCGCTCGGGTACAACATGAATTCCGCCTCCGTCGGCCGGGGCGCCTCCGACGAGCAGCTGGACGAGCTGCCGCGGTGGCGGTTCAAGGAGATGGACGCGCCCAGAGATCGCGAGCACGACGATCAA GAATGCTGCATATGCCTGGCGCAATACagggagaaggaggaggtgagGCAGCTGCCGTGCACACACATGTTCCACCTGAAATGCGTGGATAGGTGGCTGAGGATCATCTCCTCTTGCCCTCTCTGCAAGCAAGAGCTCAGCTGA